The sequence TCGCCGCTGCGCCATGCGCTCGGCAGCGGCCTCCGGGGAGAGTTGCAGGTAGGCGAAACCCAACCCCGGCAGGGCGTGACGCAGGCCGTCGCGATAGTCGCGCTTGAGGGCGGAACAGGTGAGGATCGGCCGCTCGCCGGCGTCATAGGCGCGTTTCAACTGCTTCTCCAGGGCGTGCAGCCAGCCGGCGCGATCCTTGTCGCTCAGCGGCTGGCCGGCGCTCATCTTCTTGATGTTGCGGTCGGGGTGAAAGGCATCCCCCTCGATCAGCCTCGCCCCGGTGCGCACCTCCAGCGCCCGCGCCACGGCGGACTTGCCGCTGCCGGCAACGCCCATGATCACCACTGCATTGATCGGTTCGTACATCACCCAATCTCCCGGTCCGCTACTTAAACGGTAGGCAATCTGAGCGAAAAGAGGATTTCGGCATGCTGAAAGAGTGCCAGCAAGGGGCCGCTGAATTTCCCAAACCACGCTAAATGCGTAACTGCCTGTTTCGTCTGACTGGGTATGGCGGAAAGCGAACGCTTCCCAATGACTGGTTGGATGGAAAGACAGATGAATGCCCAAGACGCCCTGAGACTCGCCCATCGGTTCATCGAGCTGCCCGTGGAGAAGCGTCGGCTCTTCCTCGAAGGGCTGCGCAAGGAAAGCGTCGACTTCAACCTGTTCCCCATCCCCGCCGGCGTCGAGGTGGCCGAGCGCGAGCGACTGTCCTACGCCCAGCGGCGCATGTGGTTCCTCTGGCAGCTGGACACGCAGGGCGCGGCCTATAACCTGCCGGGCGCCGTGCGCCTGCATGGCGCGCTGGATGTCGATGCGCTGGAACGGGCCTTCGCCGCCCTGGTGGGGCGCCACGAAACCCTGCGCAGCACCTTCTATCTGGTGGATGGCGTGCCGCTGCAGCGCATTCACGAGTCGGTGACGGTGGCGGTCGCCCACGAAGACCTGACCCTGTTGCCCGCCGCCGCCCGCGAGGCCCGCGCCCGGCAGAGTGCCGAGGAGCAGGCGCTGCAGCCGTTCGACCTGGAGCACGGCCCGCTGCTGCGGCTGAAGCTGGTGAAGCTGGCCGCCGACGAGCACCTGCTGCTGGTGACGCTGCACCACATCGTTTCCGACGGCTGGTCGATGAATGTGCTGATCGACGAATTCTCTCGCCTCTATCGCGCCTTCAGCGCCGGCGAAACCCCGGCGATGGCCGCGCTGCCCATCCAGTACCGCGACTACGCACTCTGGCAGCGCCAGTGGCTGGAAGCCGGCGAGCAGGAGCGCCAGCTGGACTACTGGAAGGCCCACCTGGGCAGCGAGCACAGCCTGCTGGAACTGCCGGCCGACCATCCGCGCCCGGCCAGCCCCAGCTACAAGGGCGTGCGCCTGGAGTTCGTCATCGAGCCGGAGCTGGCCGAGCAACTGCGCGGCCTGGCCCGGCAGCAGGGGGTGACGCTGTTCATGCTGCTGCTGGCCAGCTACCAGGTGCTGCTGGCGCGTTACAGCGGCCAGCGCGAGATCCGCGTCGGCGTACCCATCGCCAACCGCAATCGCGCTGAAACCGAGGGGCTGATCGGCTTCTTCGTCAACACCCAGGTGCTGCGCAGCGAAGTCGACGGCCAGCTGCCGTTCGCCACGCTGCTGCAACAGGTGAAGCAGGCCGCCCTGGGCGCCCAGGCCCATCAGGAGCTGCCCTTCGAGCAACTGGTGGAAGCCCTCGGGGTGGAGCGCAACCTCAGCCACAACCCGTTGTTCCAGGCCCTCTACAACCATCAGCCGTTCGTGGCCGATGTCACGGCCCTGGACAGCCTGGGTGGCCTGAAGCTCAGCCGCCAGGAATGGGAAGGGCGTACCACCCAGTTCGACCTGGCCCTGGACACCCTGGAGAAATCCGGCCGCCTGGAAGCGGCGCTGACCTACGCCACCGATCTCTTCGAGCGCGCCACCGCCGAGCGCATGGTGCGCCACTGGCTGAACCTGCTGCGCGGCATCGTCGCCAACCCCGAGCTGGCGGTGGGCGAGCTGCCGCTGCTGGATGCCGAGGAACTGCGCCAGCAACTGCAAGGCTGGAACGCCACCGCCCGGGATTACGGCTGTGAGACGGTGCATCGGCTGTTCGAGGCCCAGGTAGCGTCCCAGCCGGATGCCCCGGCCCTGGCCTTCGGCACCGAGCACCTCAGCTATGCCCAGCTCAACGCCCGTGCCAACCGCCTCGCGCACAAGCTGCGCAGCCTCGGCGTGGGCCCGGAAAGCCTGGTAGGCGTGGCCTGCGAGCGCTCGGTGGAGCTGGTGGTGGGGCTGCTGGCGGTGCTCAAGGCCGGCGGCGCCTACGTGCCCTTCGACCCGGAATACCCCCGCGACCGCCTGGCCTACCTGTTTGACGACAGCGCCATCCGCCTGCTGCTGACCCAGAGCCATCTACTGGGTGAACTGCCACTGCCGGAGGGCGTCACCAGCCTCTGCCTGGACCAGGACAGCGACGCCCTGGAAGCCTTCAGCGGGGCCAACCCCGAGGTGCCGCTAGCGCCGAACAACCTGGCCTACGTCATCTACACCTCCGGCTCCACCGGCAAGCCCAAGGGCGCCGGCAACACCCACGGCGCGCTGCACAACCGCCTGGCCTGGATGCAGGAGGCCTACGCCCTGGACGCCGGCGACAGCGTGTTGCAGAAGACCCCCTTCAGCTTCGACGTGTCCGTCTGGGAATTCTTCTGGCCGCTGATGGTGGGTGCGCGCCTGGCCGTGGCCGCGCCGGGGGACCACCGCGACCCGAGCCGCCTGCTGGCGCTGATCGAGGCGCACCGGGTCACCACCCTGCATTTCGTGCCGTCCATGCTGCAAGCCTTCGTCTCGCAACTGGCGCTGGAAGAGCAGGGCGCTCGCCAGTGCGCCAGCCTCAAGCGCATCGTCTGCAGCGGCGAAGCCCTGCCGGCGGAACTGCAGGGGCAGGTCTTCGCCGAGCTGCCGGGGGTTGGCCTGTTCAACCTCTACGGCCCCACCGAAGCGGCCATCGACGTCACCCACTGGACCTGCCGTGAAGAAGGCCGCGACAGCGTGCCCATCGGCCAGCCCATCGCCAACCTGGCTACCCACATCCTCGACGCGCGCCTCAACCCGGTTCCCGTGGGCGTGGCCGGCGAACTCTATCTCGCGGGGGCCGGTCTGGCCCGTGGCTACCACCGCCGTGCCGGCCTCAGTGCCGAGCGCTTCGTGGCCAACCCCTTCGCCCCTGGCGAGCGCATGTACCGCACTGGCGACCTGGCGCGCTATCGCACCGATGGGGTGATCGAGTACCTCGGTCGTATCGACCATCAGGTGAAGATTCGCGGCTTCCGCATCGAACTGGGCGAAATCGAAGCCCGCCTGCAAAGCCATGCCGGCGTCCGCGAGGCCGTGGTGGTGGCCGTTGATGGCGCCAGCGGCAAGCAACTGGTTGCCTACCTGGTGGCGGCCGAGGCCGGTGCGGAAGAAGGCGCGCTGCGCGAATCGATCAAGGCTCACCTGGGCGCCACGCTGCCGGACTACATGGTGCCGGCGCAGTTCGTCCTGCTGACCGCCATGCCCCTGAGCCCCAACGGCAAGCTGGACCGCAAGGCCCTGCCCAAGCCCGACCAGCAGCAGCTCCGCCAGGAATACCAGGCCCCGCGCAGCGCCGTGGAGCAGCAACTGGCGAGCATCTGGCAGGACGTGCTCAAGGTCGAGCGGGTCGGCCTCACCGATAACTTCTTCGAGCTGGGCGGCGACTCCATCGTCTCCATCCAGGTGGTCAGCCGCGCCCGCCAGGCCGGCATCCGTTTCACCCCGCGCGACCTGTTCCAGCACCAGACGGTGCAGAGCCTGGCCGCTGTCGCCGAATGCAGCGAGGCCAGCAGCATAGACCAGGGCCCGGTGGTCGGCGCCGCGCCGCTGACCCCGGTGCAGCAGTGGTTCTTCGAGCTGCCCATGACCGAGCGCGGCCACTGGAACCAGTCCCTGCTGCTGGCGCCGCGCCAACCGCTGGACCCGGTCTTGCTGGAAAGCGCCCTGCAACAACTCGTACGCCAGCACGACGCCCTGCGCCTGCGCTTCACCGAGGCGGGCGGCGCGTGGCGGCAGACCCACGCCGAAGGCCCCCAGACCCTGCTCTGGCAAGGCCAGGCCGCCGGCGCCGAGCTGGCGGCGTTCTGCGAAAAGGTGCAGCGCAGCCTCGACCTGGCCGAAGGCCCGCTGCTGCGCGCGGCGCTGATCGACCACGACGGCGGCCAGCGCCTGTTGCTGGTGATCCACCACCTGGTGGTGGACGGCGTGTCCTGGCGCGTGCTGCTGGAAGACCTGCAAGCGGTCTATCGGCAACTGCAAGCCGGCGAGACCCTGCGCCTGCCGGCCAAGACCAGCTCCTATCAGACCTGGGCCCGCCGCCTGGAGGAGCACGCCCGCAGCGCGCCCCTGCAAGCCGAGCTGGCCTGGTGGCAGGTGGCGCTTTCGGGCGCAGCGGCCGAGTTGCCCCGCGACAACCCCGAGGGCGGCCTGCAGAACCGCCACGGCGACAAGCTCGGCATCTGCCTGGACGCCGAACGCACCCGCCAGCTGCTCAAGGAAGCCCCAGCCGCCTACCGCACCCAGGTCAATGACCTGCTGCTCACCGCCCTGGCCCGCGTGCTGTGCCGCTGGAGCGGTGACGAGTCGGTGCTGGTGCAACTGGAAGGCCATGGCCGCGAGGAGCTGTTCGATGACGTCGACCTGACCCGTACCGTCGGCTGGTTCACCAGCCTGTTCCCGGTCCGCCTGACCCCGGCCTTTGATCTGGCCGGCTCCCTCAAGGCGGTGAAGGAGCAACTGCGCGCGGTGCCCGGCAAGGGCCTGGGCTTCGGCCTGCTGCGCCACCTGGGCGATGCCGCCGCGCGCGCCGCCCTGGCCGCGCTGCCGCAACCCCGCGTCACCTTCAACTACCTCGGCCAGTTCGATGCGCAGTTCGACGAAGCGGCGCTGTTCGTGCCGGCGGGCGAGGGCGGCGGCAAGGCCCAGGCCGACGACGCGCCGCTGGCCAACTGGCTGAGCGTGGAAGGCCAGGTATACGGCGGCGAGCTGTCGCTGCAGTTCGGCTACAGCGGCGAAATGTACCGCCGCGAGACCATCGAGGCCCTGGCCGAGGCCTACCGCGCCGAGCTGGACGCCCTGATCGCGCATTGCCTCGAAACCGACGCGGGCGGCTTCACCCCGTCCGACTTCCCCCTGGCGCGCCTGACCCAGGCCCAGCTCGACGCGCTGCCGGTGCCGGCCTTTGATGTGGAAGACATCTACCCGCTGTCGCCCATGCAGGAAGGCCTGCTGGTGCACACCCT is a genomic window of Pseudomonas resinovorans NBRC 106553 containing:
- a CDS encoding gluconokinase, producing MYEPINAVVIMGVAGSGKSAVARALEVRTGARLIEGDAFHPDRNIKKMSAGQPLSDKDRAGWLHALEKQLKRAYDAGERPILTCSALKRDYRDGLRHALPGLGFAYLQLSPEAAAERMAQRRGHFMPTSLLDSQFADLEEPLDEPFTLVLDGKLSVGELASAIHQWWQQHAPA